From Tiliqua scincoides isolate rTilSci1 chromosome 2, rTilSci1.hap2, whole genome shotgun sequence, the proteins below share one genomic window:
- the EMC3 gene encoding ER membrane protein complex subunit 3, whose amino-acid sequence MSEPELLLDSNIRLWVVLPIVFITFFVGMIRHYVSILLQSDKKLTQEQVSDSQVLIRSRVLRENGKYIPKQSFLTRKYFFNNPDDGFFKKTKRKVVPPSPMTDPTMLTDMMKGNVTNVLPMILIGGWINMTFSGFVTTKVPFPLTLRFKPMLQQGIELLTLDASWVSSASWYFLNVFGLRSIYTLILGQDNAADQSRVMQEQMTGAAMAMPADTNKAFKTEWEALELTDHQWALEDVEEELMAKDLRFEGMFKEELQTSMF is encoded by the exons ATGAGTGAGCCGGAGCTGTTGCTGGATTCCAATATTCGACTATGGGTGGTGCTTCCGATAGTTTTCATAACCTTCTTTGTTGGGATGATTCGCCACTATGTGTCTATCCTGTTACAGAGTGACAAAAAGCTCACTCAGGAACAAGTGTCTGATAG ccaAGTCCTAATTCGAAGTAGAGTTCTCAGAGAAAATGGGAAGTACATTCCAAAGCAG TCCTTTCTGACACGGAAATATTTCTTCAATAATCCTGATGATGGAttctttaagaaaacaaaaaggaaggTAGTGCCTCCTTCCCCAATGACAG ATCCTACCATGCTGACTGATATGATGAAAGGGAATGTAACTAATGTGCTGCCTATGATTCTAATTGGTGGCTGGATCAACATGACCTTCTCAGGATTTGTCACAA CTAAGGTCCCTTTTCCTTTGACGCTGCGTTTTAAACCAATGTTACAGCAGGGTATTGAGTTACTTACTTTGGATGCATCCTG GGTAAGCTCTGCTTCCTGGTATTTTCTAAATGTGTTTGGTCTTCGAAGCATTTATACCCTCATTCTTGGCCAAGATAACG CTGCAGACCAGTCCAGAGTCATGCAGGAACAGATGACAGGGGCTGCAATGGCTATGCCTGCTGACACTAATAAAGCTTTCAAG ACAGAATGGGAGGCTCTAGAATTGACTGATCACCAGTGGGCACTAGAGGATGTTGAAGAAGAACTAATGGCTAAAGACCTCCGCTTTGAAGGCATGTTTAAGGAAGAACTGCAGACATCCATGTTCTGA
- the C2H3orf62 gene encoding uncharacterized protein C3orf62 homolog → MSEKLSRCRKELTAAIDRAVEDLSVLFHHSPDSATNQNFDVQTTQPLTPPCVDLLSHKEEATPPAVCSPQQSLPVSSAPEKENPFFRPNLTPVTSASNTPCTKREPLTSKENTCLHPPIFMADRQFFISLEDCERWRKGHLSKTDERPAKSEAGTAASDVRQETPKDLADMNGDPVIWPSERLQQKSDFEDELQQICRISSELGSPEEVSALSMDVRSSFRNVPEPSLEDEAIIETLLDMEEDYRLNSSILH, encoded by the exons ATGTCCGAAAAGCTGAGCAGATGCCGGAAGGAGCTGACTGCAGCTATTGACAGAGCAGTGGAAGATCTCTCAGTTCTCTTTCATCACTCCCCAGACAGTGCCACTAACCAGAACTTTGACGTGCAAACAACACAGCCCTTAACGCCTCCCTGTGTGGATCTCCTTAGTCACAAGGAAGAAGCCACCCCCCCTGCTGTATGCTCCCCCCAGCAGTCTTTGCCAGTGTCTTCTGCTCCTGAGAAAGAGAATCCCTTCTTTAGGCCAAATCTCACTCCAGTGACTTCAGCTTCCAATACTCCGTGCACAAAACGAGAACCATTGACCAGCAAGGAAAATACATGTCTGCACCCTCCCATTTTCATGGCTGACAGGCAGTTTTTCATCAGTTTGGAAGACTGTGAGAGATGGAGGAAAGGACATCTAAG CAAAACTGATGAAAGGCCAGCCAAGTCAGAAGCAGGCACAGCTGCTAGTGATGTCCGTCAAGAGACTCCAAAAGATCTTGCTGATATGAATGGTGA TCCTG TTATTTGGCCATCAGAGAGGCTGCAACAAAAATCGGATTTTGAGGATGAACTGCAGCAAATATGTAGAATCTCAAGTGAACTGGGTTCTCCAGAGGAGGTCTCGGCCTTGAGCATGGATGTGAGGAGCAGTTTCAGAAATGTTCCGGAGCCCAGCCTGGAGGATGAAGCCATTATAGAAACCCTATTAGATATGGAAGAGGATTACAGACTGAACAGCTCCATCCTACACTAG